In Thunnus thynnus chromosome 11, fThuThy2.1, whole genome shotgun sequence, the following proteins share a genomic window:
- the atp5mc3a gene encoding ATP synthase membrane subunit c locus 3a, whose amino-acid sequence MYACAKFVSTPALVRAGSRALYRPLSASVLSRPDVKTESTVALMPQSPLTQVALRGFQTSAVSRDIDTAAKFIGAGAATVGVAGSGAGIGTVFGSLIIGYARNPSLKQQLFSYAILGFALSEAMGLFCLMVAFLILFAM is encoded by the exons ATGTACGCCTGTGCAAAGTTCGTCTCCACGCCGGCTCTG GTCCGTGCTGGTTCCCGGGCTCTTTACAGACCCTTGTCTGCCTCTGTGCTGTCCAGGCCTGATGTCAAAACAGAG AGCACTGTTGCTCTGATGCCACAGAGCCCCCTCACCCAGGTCGCACTGAGGGGCTTCCAGACCAGTGCTGTCAGCAGGGACATTGACACTGCTGCCAAGTTTATCGGCGCTGGAGCCGCTACAGTCGGAGTGGCCGGATCCGGTGCTGGTATTGGGACAGTGTTCGGCAGTCTCATCATTGGCTATGCTAG gAACCCATCTCTGAAGCAGCAGCTGTTCTCTTATGCCATCCTGGGATTTGCCCTGTCTGAAGCCATGGGACTGTTCTGTTTGATGGTTGCTTTCCTTATCCTGTTTGCTATGTAA